In one Thioclava sp. ES.031 genomic region, the following are encoded:
- a CDS encoding aldehyde dehydrogenase family protein produces the protein MSLPLWFDPEEMLIGGVWRKPDACLSVECPSDGREMAQIARGGKPEIDAAVEAAQAALAGDWGQLSAAERGRLLLKMSGLVLAHAEDLAVIEALDVGKPLTQARADVAALARYLEFYGGAADKVMGETIPYLNGYTAYTLREPHGVTAHIVPWNYPMQIIGRSVAAALAMGNAAVVKPAEEASLTALAFGRIAQEAGMPAGALNIVPGLGEEAGAALSAHPGIQHISFTGSVAVGQHIQAAAAANAVPVTLELGGKSPQLVFEDADLDRALPFLVNAGIQNAGQTCSASSRILVQRGRYDEVLEKMAARYRGLTAGPALGDHDLGPLISGRQKEIVEGYLALASDLTIAAQGRIAEDVPAGGHYVAPTLIGGGHGAHRLAQEEIFGPAQIVIPFEDEEEALAIANGTEYGLVASVWSENGGRTMRLARRLRAGQVFLNNYGAGGGVELPFGGVGKSGHGREKGFEALYGFSTLKTVAAWHG, from the coding sequence ATGAGTTTGCCGCTTTGGTTCGATCCCGAGGAGATGTTGATCGGAGGCGTCTGGCGCAAGCCCGATGCGTGCCTTTCCGTGGAATGCCCCTCGGATGGGCGCGAGATGGCGCAGATCGCCCGGGGCGGCAAGCCGGAGATCGACGCGGCGGTCGAGGCCGCACAGGCGGCGCTTGCAGGCGACTGGGGGCAGCTGAGCGCAGCGGAACGCGGGCGGCTCCTGCTGAAGATGTCCGGGCTCGTGCTGGCCCATGCCGAGGATCTGGCCGTGATCGAGGCGCTCGATGTCGGCAAACCGTTGACGCAGGCGCGTGCCGATGTGGCGGCACTGGCGCGCTATCTCGAATTCTATGGCGGGGCCGCCGACAAGGTGATGGGCGAGACGATCCCCTATCTCAACGGCTACACCGCCTACACGCTGCGCGAACCGCATGGCGTGACCGCGCATATCGTGCCGTGGAACTACCCGATGCAGATCATCGGGCGTTCGGTCGCAGCCGCCTTGGCGATGGGCAACGCGGCGGTCGTAAAACCTGCCGAGGAAGCCTCGCTCACCGCGCTGGCCTTCGGGCGGATCGCGCAAGAAGCGGGGATGCCAGCCGGTGCACTTAATATCGTTCCGGGTCTGGGAGAGGAGGCCGGGGCCGCGCTCTCGGCCCATCCCGGCATCCAGCATATCTCCTTCACCGGATCGGTCGCGGTCGGCCAGCACATTCAGGCCGCCGCCGCGGCGAATGCCGTGCCCGTCACGCTGGAACTTGGCGGCAAGTCCCCGCAGCTCGTCTTCGAAGACGCCGATCTCGACCGCGCGCTGCCCTTCCTCGTGAATGCAGGCATCCAGAATGCCGGGCAGACCTGTTCGGCCTCGTCGCGCATTCTCGTGCAGCGCGGCCGCTATGACGAGGTGCTGGAGAAAATGGCCGCGCGCTATCGCGGCCTGACGGCGGGGCCCGCGCTTGGCGATCACGACCTCGGCCCGCTGATCTCGGGGCGGCAGAAAGAGATCGTCGAGGGGTATCTGGCGCTCGCCTCCGACCTCACTATCGCGGCCCAAGGCCGGATCGCCGAGGATGTCCCCGCAGGCGGTCATTACGTTGCGCCGACCCTGATCGGCGGTGGCCACGGCGCGCATCGGCTCGCGCAGGAGGAAATCTTCGGCCCGGCGCAGATCGTCATTCCCTTCGAGGACGAAGAAGAGGCCCTCGCCATTGCGAATGGCACAGAATACGGGCTCGTCGCCTCGGTCTGGTCGGAGAATGGCGGGCGGACGATGCGGCTCGCGCGGCGGCTCCGTGCGGGTCAGGTCTTCCTGAACAATTACGGCGCGGGCGGCGGCGTGGAGCTTCCCTTCGGCGGCGTCGGCAAATCCGGACACGGGCGCGAGAAAGGGTTCGAGGCGCTCTACGGCTTCTCCACCTTGAAAACCGTCGCCGCCTGGCATGGCTGA
- a CDS encoding L,D-transpeptidase gives MTASYSTLKRAIRPAMLFGLAGILAACASAPEQRYAQPTQSTKAVPSEYQAREDDGKTIPAINPKYLVERNRRQIVPYHGPEAVGTIVVDPYARFLYYITEPGKAERYGIAVGRDGKTFSGDATIKRKQEYPSWTPTQNMIQEDPDLYGPLKDGLPGGLDNPLGARALYLYQGNRDTYYRIHGTMDPSSIGRATSAGCIRLFNQDIIDLFSKVPKGTPVKVRSRAESLEMEGPVVQLHSGYVVSAYNQVAINEDEAAWKAGQIPDQQKVEEEQHQASVAMAQEVGGSGETASSTVDCGYSGTGTCVDTIN, from the coding sequence GTGACCGCGAGTTATTCGACGCTCAAACGCGCAATCCGCCCGGCCATGCTCTTCGGGCTGGCTGGCATCTTGGCAGCCTGCGCGAGTGCGCCGGAACAGCGCTACGCGCAACCGACCCAGTCGACGAAGGCCGTGCCCTCCGAATATCAGGCGCGCGAGGATGACGGGAAAACCATCCCGGCGATCAATCCGAAATATCTGGTAGAGCGGAACCGTCGTCAGATCGTGCCCTATCACGGGCCAGAAGCTGTCGGGACGATCGTCGTCGATCCCTATGCGCGTTTCCTCTATTACATCACCGAGCCGGGCAAGGCAGAGCGCTACGGCATCGCGGTGGGCCGCGACGGCAAGACCTTCTCGGGCGATGCCACGATCAAGCGCAAGCAGGAATACCCGAGCTGGACCCCGACCCAGAACATGATCCAGGAAGATCCCGACCTCTACGGGCCGCTGAAAGACGGTCTGCCGGGCGGTCTGGACAACCCGCTGGGCGCGCGCGCGCTCTATCTCTACCAGGGCAACCGGGATACCTATTACCGGATTCACGGCACGATGGATCCGTCCTCGATCGGGCGTGCGACGTCGGCTGGCTGTATCCGCCTGTTCAATCAAGACATCATCGACCTGTTCTCGAAAGTGCCGAAGGGCACGCCGGTGAAGGTGCGCAGCCGCGCCGAGAGCCTCGAGATGGAAGGCCCGGTCGTGCAGCTGCATTCGGGCTATGTGGTCTCCGCCTATAATCAGGTGGCGATCAATGAGGACGAGGCCGCGTGGAAAGCGGGCCAGATCCCCGATCAGCAGAAGGTCGAGGAAGAGCAGCATCAGGCGTCGGTCGCGATGGCCCAAGAGGTCGGCGGCTCGGGCGAGACTGCCAGCTCCACCGTCGATTGCGGCTATTCCGGCACCGGCACCTGCGTCGACACCATCAACTGA
- the panB gene encoding 3-methyl-2-oxobutanoate hydroxymethyltransferase, translating into MSVTGTTRQKMPADILAMKGGAPIVCLTAYTTPIAKLVDSHCDLVLVGDSVGMVLHGLPSTLGVTMEMMILHGQAVARGLSNALMVIDMPFGSYEESPAQALRNASRLMAETGAGAVKLEGGAHMAETIAFLTARGIPVQAHIGLTPQSVNTLGGYKVQGRGDSRARLVKDAKAVADAGAFSVVLEKVPQGLADEITAMVAIPTVGIGAGAGCDGQVLVVDDMLGLFTDFKPKFVKRFGQLGQKAEAAVADYAAEVRDRSFPAAEHSFADEVKK; encoded by the coding sequence ATGAGCGTCACCGGAACCACGCGGCAGAAAATGCCCGCAGATATTCTCGCGATGAAGGGCGGCGCGCCGATCGTTTGCCTGACCGCCTACACCACGCCGATTGCGAAGCTGGTCGACAGCCATTGCGATCTCGTGCTGGTCGGCGACTCGGTGGGCATGGTGCTCCACGGGCTGCCTTCGACGCTGGGCGTGACGATGGAGATGATGATCCTCCACGGTCAAGCGGTCGCACGCGGCCTGTCGAATGCGCTGATGGTGATCGACATGCCGTTCGGGTCGTATGAGGAAAGCCCGGCGCAGGCGCTCCGCAACGCCTCGCGCCTGATGGCCGAGACCGGCGCGGGGGCGGTGAAGCTCGAAGGCGGGGCGCATATGGCCGAGACCATCGCCTTTCTGACCGCGCGCGGTATCCCGGTGCAGGCCCATATCGGGCTGACCCCGCAATCGGTGAACACGCTGGGCGGCTACAAGGTGCAGGGCCGCGGCGACAGCCGGGCGCGTCTGGTCAAGGATGCGAAGGCGGTTGCCGACGCAGGCGCCTTCTCGGTGGTGCTGGAGAAAGTGCCGCAGGGGCTGGCCGATGAGATCACCGCGATGGTCGCTATCCCCACCGTCGGCATCGGCGCGGGCGCGGGCTGCGACGGGCAGGTGCTGGTGGTCGATGACATGCTGGGCCTCTTCACCGATTTCAAACCGAAATTCGTCAAGCGTTTCGGCCAGCTTGGCCAGAAAGCCGAAGCCGCCGTCGCCGATTACGCAGCCGAGGTGCGCGACCGCAGCTTCCCGGCAGCCGAGCATAGCTTCGCCGATGAGGTGAAGAAATGA
- the panC gene encoding pantoate--beta-alanine ligase: protein MTQVIRKAAELRDKVAAWKRSGMLVGVVPTMGALHDGHLSLARAARKQSDRVIVTVFVNPMQFNNASDLDKYPRDEAQDLALLEAEGVDVLFAPGVDEVYPDGFATTVSVAGITEPLEGAFRPGHFDGVATVCSKLFGMTQAGRAFFGEKDWQQLQVVQQLTRDLNMPIRIIGCPTIREEDGLAMSSRNVRLTAEERELAPRLHTVMQEAAAKIRDGVPVEGALNDAKAELKDAGFGALDYLELRTVDGLKPAKDLSQPARMLAAIWLGDVRLIDNIAV from the coding sequence ATGACGCAGGTGATCCGCAAGGCCGCTGAACTGCGCGACAAGGTGGCGGCGTGGAAACGCTCGGGGATGCTGGTCGGCGTGGTGCCGACGATGGGCGCGCTGCATGACGGCCACCTCAGCCTCGCCCGCGCCGCGCGCAAGCAATCGGACCGCGTGATCGTGACGGTCTTCGTGAACCCGATGCAGTTCAACAACGCCTCGGATCTCGATAAATACCCGCGCGACGAGGCACAGGATCTGGCGCTTCTGGAAGCGGAAGGGGTCGATGTGCTCTTCGCGCCGGGCGTGGACGAGGTCTATCCCGACGGGTTCGCGACCACCGTGTCCGTCGCGGGCATCACCGAGCCGCTGGAAGGCGCGTTCCGGCCCGGCCATTTCGACGGCGTGGCGACGGTCTGCTCGAAGCTCTTCGGCATGACGCAGGCAGGGCGCGCGTTCTTCGGTGAGAAGGACTGGCAGCAACTGCAGGTCGTCCAACAGCTCACCCGCGATCTCAACATGCCGATCCGCATCATCGGCTGCCCGACCATCCGCGAAGAGGACGGGCTGGCGATGTCCTCGCGCAATGTGCGGTTGACGGCTGAGGAACGCGAATTGGCGCCGCGCCTGCATACGGTGATGCAGGAAGCGGCCGCGAAGATCCGCGACGGCGTGCCGGTCGAAGGTGCGCTCAACGATGCGAAAGCCGAGCTGAAAGACGCGGGCTTCGGGGCGCTCGATTATCTCGAACTGCGCACGGTCGACGGGCTGAAACCCGCGAAGGACCTGTCGCAACCGGCGCGGATGCTGGCTGCGATCTGGCTGGGCGATGTGCGCCTGATCGACAACATCGCGGTCTGA
- a CDS encoding acetylornithine deacetylase/succinyl-diaminopimelate desuccinylase family protein: MDLATRLKSAIDARRDELIALTQALISIPTLNPPGRNYREICDFLAAYLSERGFTTELIRAHGAPGDSETYPRWNLVARIEGARPGDCVHFNSHHDVVEIGHGWTRDPFAAEIDGDRIYGRGSCDMKGGLAASVIAAEAFLAICPDFAGSIEISATADEESGGYGGVAYLAEQGRFDPARVQHVIIPEPLHKDQICLGHRGVWWAEIETHGRIAHGSMPFLGDSAIRHMSAVLSEMEETLYPLLLGKQTEMPVIPEGARASTLNVNSIHGGAPEEGADYTGLPTPCVADRCRIVIDRRFLIEEDLTEVKAEITDLMERVKAQRPSFRYEIRDLFEVQPTMTDKGAPIVRSTAAAIEAVLGREAAYVVSPGTYDQKHIDRIGRLQNCIAYGPGLLELAHQPDEWVGIEDMADSAKVMALVLAELLGS, translated from the coding sequence ATGGACCTCGCCACCCGCCTGAAATCCGCCATCGACGCGCGCCGCGACGAACTGATCGCGCTGACGCAGGCACTGATCAGCATCCCGACACTGAACCCGCCGGGGCGCAATTACCGCGAAATATGCGACTTCCTCGCCGCCTATCTCTCCGAGCGCGGCTTCACGACCGAGCTGATCCGCGCCCATGGCGCGCCCGGCGACAGCGAGACCTATCCACGCTGGAACCTCGTCGCCCGCATCGAGGGCGCGCGCCCGGGCGACTGCGTGCATTTCAACTCGCATCACGACGTGGTCGAGATCGGCCATGGCTGGACCCGCGATCCGTTCGCAGCCGAGATCGACGGAGACCGCATCTACGGGCGCGGTTCCTGTGACATGAAGGGCGGGCTGGCGGCCTCGGTGATCGCGGCGGAGGCCTTCCTCGCCATCTGTCCCGATTTCGCGGGCAGCATCGAGATTTCCGCGACCGCCGACGAGGAATCGGGCGGCTATGGCGGTGTGGCCTATCTCGCCGAGCAGGGCCGCTTCGATCCCGCCCGCGTGCAGCATGTCATCATCCCCGAGCCGCTGCACAAGGACCAGATCTGCCTCGGCCATCGCGGCGTCTGGTGGGCCGAGATCGAGACCCATGGCCGGATCGCGCATGGCTCGATGCCGTTTCTGGGCGACAGCGCGATCCGCCATATGAGCGCCGTTCTGAGCGAGATGGAGGAGACGCTCTACCCGCTCCTTCTGGGCAAGCAGACCGAGATGCCCGTGATCCCCGAAGGCGCGCGGGCCTCGACGCTGAACGTCAATTCGATCCATGGCGGCGCGCCGGAAGAGGGCGCCGATTACACCGGCCTGCCCACGCCCTGCGTCGCCGATCGCTGCCGCATCGTGATCGACCGCCGCTTTTTGATCGAGGAAGATCTCACGGAGGTGAAGGCCGAAATCACCGACCTGATGGAGCGCGTGAAAGCCCAGCGTCCCAGCTTCCGCTATGAAATCCGCGACCTGTTCGAGGTGCAGCCCACGATGACCGACAAGGGCGCGCCGATCGTGCGTTCCACCGCCGCCGCGATCGAGGCCGTGCTGGGCCGCGAGGCGGCTTACGTCGTCTCGCCCGGCACCTATGATCAGAAGCATATCGACCGGATCGGGCGGCTGCAGAATTGCATCGCCTACGGCCCGGGGCTACTGGAGCTCGCCCATCAGCCCGACGAATGGGTCGGGATCGAGGATATGGCCGACAGCGCGAAGGTCATGGCGCTGGTTCTGGCGGAACTGCTGGGGTCTTAG
- a CDS encoding DUF1523 family protein encodes MRYVKWGFWLVVIGFVAVFLHYNLPRHDIVRIVGTEVRRVDFGENSIFWAAPDVGTATATSRDVRFINSVRPNGKTLVFRNEDTGWGWPPYFKLDSSDLQAQAESLISTSADPIWVSVTRYGWRSRWLTIYPNAVGLKVVPGPDTRIIPWGSIIILTLLVIVLLTIRAMWRQFRQRSIDPLFEDASEAWDDAEEGAKGWFDRFIGRK; translated from the coding sequence ATGCGTTACGTGAAATGGGGCTTCTGGCTGGTCGTGATCGGCTTCGTCGCGGTGTTCCTGCATTACAACCTGCCGCGTCATGACATCGTGCGGATCGTCGGCACCGAGGTGCGCCGCGTCGATTTCGGCGAGAACTCGATCTTCTGGGCCGCGCCCGACGTCGGCACTGCGACCGCGACCAGCCGCGACGTGCGCTTCATCAACTCGGTGCGTCCCAACGGCAAGACGCTGGTCTTCCGCAACGAGGATACCGGCTGGGGCTGGCCGCCTTATTTCAAGCTCGACAGTTCGGACCTGCAGGCGCAGGCGGAGTCGCTGATCTCGACCTCGGCCGATCCGATCTGGGTGTCGGTGACGCGCTATGGCTGGCGCTCGCGCTGGCTGACGATCTATCCCAATGCGGTCGGGCTGAAGGTCGTGCCGGGGCCCGATACGCGGATCATTCCCTGGGGCAGCATCATCATCCTGACGCTGCTGGTCATCGTCTTGCTGACAATTCGGGCGATGTGGCGGCAGTTCCGCCAACGCTCGATCGATCCGCTATTCGAGGATGCGAGCGAGGCCTGGGACGATGCCGAGGAAGGCGCGAAGGGCTGGTTCGACCGCTTCATCGGGCGCAAGTGA
- the grxD gene encoding Grx4 family monothiol glutaredoxin, whose product MNAQDQIAQQISENDVVLFMKGTKDMPQCGFSSRVAGVLNFMGVTYKDVNVLADQDIRQGIKDYSDWPTIPQLYVKGEFVGGCDIITEMTLSGELDQLFETKGVSFNKDAAEQIRAANA is encoded by the coding sequence ATGAACGCGCAAGACCAAATCGCCCAGCAAATCTCTGAGAATGACGTCGTTCTCTTCATGAAGGGCACCAAGGACATGCCGCAATGCGGGTTTTCGAGCCGCGTCGCGGGCGTGCTCAACTTCATGGGCGTGACCTACAAGGACGTCAACGTGCTCGCGGATCAGGATATCCGTCAGGGCATCAAGGACTATTCGGACTGGCCGACCATCCCGCAGCTCTACGTCAAAGGCGAGTTCGTCGGCGGCTGCGACATCATCACCGAGATGACCCTCTCGGGCGAGCTGGATCAGCTGTTCGAGACCAAAGGCGTGAGCTTCAACAAGGACGCCGCCGAGCAGATCCGCGCCGCCAACGCCTAA
- a CDS encoding BolA/IbaG family iron-sulfur metabolism protein, with translation MAMEAHDIEALIRAEFPDAKITITDLAGDGNHWAAEVIDESFRGKNRVQQQRAVYAALKGAMDGPNGVLHALALTTKAPE, from the coding sequence ATGGCAATGGAAGCCCATGACATCGAAGCCCTGATCCGGGCCGAATTCCCCGATGCCAAGATCACGATCACCGATCTCGCCGGGGACGGGAATCATTGGGCAGCGGAGGTCATCGACGAGAGCTTCCGCGGCAAGAACCGCGTCCAGCAACAGCGCGCGGTCTATGCCGCGCTCAAAGGGGCGATGGACGGGCCGAACGGGGTGCTGCATGCGCTCGCTTTGACCACCAAAGCGCCCGAGTGA
- a CDS encoding FUSC family protein, which yields MTSSTLAYAARLFLAATLALTAARLLGLTNIYWAAMPIWVVIQPHREDMALRAVLRVAGTLVGAGIGIAALTWLPVPGIALTVALTAAVGVGIAYRIGTHWAYGFTLMAITIGVVVIPALGMGADAIPLALDRVACTLLGVISVTAVNWLFTPARRAPMPPRPNPHFAQQLWLRMAAVAVLTGGATLIDAHFTHPAATAAALSVIVFSSVLGSMPNPRPAVRFLIPGVALGVLAAVTYRGLTHLSGGDQTELLILAFAFIAGGALLRAHPRTTLMGIDINMCFLLAGEIGAPGHSLPVTAAGAAAMFIGSVVIATLMFFLSRLHPPAATA from the coding sequence TTGACAAGTTCCACGCTCGCCTATGCCGCCCGGCTGTTCCTCGCCGCGACGCTCGCCCTGACTGCCGCCCGGTTACTGGGCCTGACCAATATCTATTGGGCGGCGATGCCGATCTGGGTGGTGATCCAACCCCATCGCGAAGACATGGCCCTGCGCGCGGTGCTGCGGGTCGCAGGCACCTTGGTCGGCGCCGGCATCGGGATCGCCGCTCTGACTTGGCTGCCCGTGCCGGGAATCGCGCTAACCGTGGCACTGACCGCCGCCGTGGGTGTCGGCATCGCCTACCGGATCGGAACGCATTGGGCCTATGGCTTCACGCTGATGGCGATCACGATCGGCGTGGTGGTGATACCCGCGCTGGGGATGGGCGCGGATGCGATCCCGCTCGCGCTCGACCGGGTCGCCTGCACCCTTCTGGGCGTCATCTCGGTGACGGCGGTGAACTGGCTCTTCACGCCGGCCCGTCGCGCGCCGATGCCGCCGCGCCCGAACCCGCATTTCGCCCAGCAGCTTTGGCTGCGCATGGCGGCGGTGGCGGTGCTCACCGGCGGGGCCACGCTGATCGACGCCCATTTCACCCACCCCGCCGCGACGGCCGCCGCGCTTTCCGTGATCGTCTTCTCCTCGGTTCTGGGCTCCATGCCGAATCCGCGCCCCGCCGTGCGCTTCCTCATTCCCGGTGTCGCGCTTGGCGTGCTCGCCGCCGTCACCTATCGCGGGCTCACGCATCTGTCGGGCGGCGATCAGACCGAGCTTCTGATCCTCGCCTTCGCCTTCATCGCGGGCGGTGCGCTGCTGCGCGCCCATCCCCGCACCACGTTGATGGGGATCGACATCAACATGTGCTTCCTGCTCGCCGGAGAGATCGGCGCGCCGGGCCATTCCCTGCCCGTGACGGCCGCCGGAGCCGCCGCGATGTTCATCGGCAGTGTGGTCATCGCGACGCTCATGTTCTTCCTGTCGCGATTGCACCCGCCAGCGGCCACCGCATAG